Proteins from a single region of Dama dama isolate Ldn47 chromosome 14, ASM3311817v1, whole genome shotgun sequence:
- the LOC133069340 gene encoding quinone oxidoreductase-like protein 2 codes for MAAAWGRWARAWLCRTAWQGCGRNYRAALCTELKRPLVIEEVAPRPVQPHEVRVDVHFCGINFADILACHGQYQERHQLPFTPGMEFSGIVLETGTDVSTVKEGDRVIGLPSFNGMAEECIIDHKNLWQIPEKVSLREAAALPVSYGTAIFALERRACTQPGETVLVTAAAGATGLAMIDVATNILQAKVIAAAGSDEKCQLAMQRGAQSSVNYSWGSLKEAVGKLVGSGGVNVVIDMVGGDVFLEALRSLAFEGRIVVVGFAGGTIASVPANLLLLKNVTVMGLYWGRYRHQNFPIFSRSLSSALQYCQEGRIQPHIGEVFKLEEVSDAFLHVTQRKSTGKMLLSLK; via the exons ATGGCAGCGGCGTGGGGACGGTGGGCTCGGGCATGGCTCTGCAG AACGGCCTGGCAGGGCTGCGGCCGAAACTACCGCGCCGCGCTGTGCACCGAGTTGAAGCGGCCCCTGGTCATTGAGGAGGTGGCCCCTCGCCCTGTCCAGCCGCACGAG GTCAGAGTTGATGTTCATTTCTGTGGGATTAACTTCGCTGATATTTTGGCCTGTCATGGTCAGTATCAGGAAAGGCATCAACTTCCCTTCACTCCCG GAATGGAGTTTTCTGGGATTGTATTGGAGACAGGCACAGATGTCAGCACGGTGAAAGAG GGAGATCGAGTTATTGGCCTGCCGAGCTTTAATGGTATGGCTGAAGAATGCATCATTGACCACAAG AACCTGTGGCAGATTCCAGAAAAGGTGTCCCTCCGAGAAGCGGCTGCCCTGCCCGTATCCTATGGCACTGCTATTTTCGCCCTGGAGCGTCGGGCCTGTACCCAGCCTGG AGAAACTGTTCTAGTGACGGCAGCAGCTGGAGCCACAGGCCTCGCCATGATAGATGTGGCAACAAACATTCTTCAGGCCAAG GTAATAGCTGCAGCCGGAAGTGATGAAAAGTGTCAGCTGGCGATGCAGAGGGGGGCACAGTCCAGCGTGAACTACAGTTGGGGCAGCCTTAAGGAGGCAGTGGGGAAGCTGGTGGGCAGTGGCGGGGTGAACGTGGTCATTGACATGGTGGGAGGAGACGTCTTCCTGGAGGCTCTCCGCAG CCTGGCATTTGAGGGCAGGATCGTGGTGGTAGGTTTTGCTGGAGGAACCATTGCTTCTGTACCAGCCAATCTTCTGCTCCTGAAGAATGTTACTGTCATGGGGCTGTACTGGGGCAGATACCGGCACCAGAACTTTCCCATCTTCTCCAGAAGCCTGTCCTCAGCACTTCAGTACTGCCAGGAAGGGCGCATCCAGCCACACATTGGAGAGGTTTTTAAACTGGAAGAG